The window TTTTAAGCTCGTATCATTAGCATATATTCAAGGTCTGATAGATTAATCTTATGGGTGCAGGTGGCAATAGCCGAATTCATTTCTCAATGATGAGCCCTATGTAAAGTTGTATACTTCTCCATATTGCACATGGTTCTGTGCCGGCAGTCCAAATATGTATTCCAATGGTGCAGACACCTGAGAATTCCCCCCCTGGGACTCTCTTCCTGCCCCTTCTCTGTACTGACAGCTTCAGCTTCAGTTCAATCAGACTGCTCTAGTGATGATGAAAAACTGAATTGTGCTCCGTCTCAACATGCCCGGAAAAGATCCCGCACTTTGTGCTCTGATAGTGTTGTACAGACTCTCCACTGCCTAAAGAGACGACCTGCCATTGCATTTGCCTACTTTAAAGATACACAGAGCATTGGGTTTAATCATGACTTTTCAACCTACTCAGAGATGATTCAGATTCTATCCCACTCACGCCAGGGGAAGATGTTAGTTTCATTGTTCTCTGAGCTTGTTTCAAGTAGTAATGCTAGTGGTCCTGAAATTTTGCCCCTTGTTGATCACCACAGAAGAACATGTGCTACTCCATGTTCACTCTCGTTCATGGTTGATTGCTTGATCAAGGCATGCATCACTTGCTATGATGTACAAGCAACCATATGCTTATTTAGTGGCATTTGCAGGCTTGGAGTTGTCCCATCTGTTTGGACTTGGAACCTGCTTCTCAAATTTATAGCTGAGACTGGTGAATATGAGATGGTTCTCGCAGCTTATAATGAAATGAAGTGCTTTCAGCTGACTCCCGATGTTTATACATTTGCCATAGTCACTAGGTCACTTTTTCAAGCAAAGAAAGTGGATGAGGCTTTGCAAGTTTGGGCCGAGATGACTGAAATGGGAGTGAAACCAGATGCACGTGGGTACTCGTCATTTCTAATTGGTCTGTGTGATTGCAGAAAATATGATTTAGCTTATGTTATTCTACAAGAGATTAATAGGGAGAAGGTTCCTGTTGAGGCCATGGCTTATAACATGGTAATGGATGGACTATGCAAAGAAATGAGATTGGATGAGGCGGAAAAGCTCTTGGAAAACAAGGCCAGACAAGGATCCAACCCTGATGTATATGGTTATAGCTATCTGATTCAGAGTTATTGCAAAATGGGCAACCTAATAAAGGCTGTGGATCATTATGAAGCCATGGTTTCTCATGGTATTGAGACAAATTGCCACATTGTGAGTTACCTTCTGCAATGCTTCAGGAAGTTAGGCATGACATCTGAAGTAATCGCGTATTTCCTGAAATTTAAAGATTCAGGGCTTCATCTTGACAAGGTGATTTATAACATTGCTATGGATACTTATTGCAAGAATGGGAACATGAACGAGGCAGTTAAGCTACTGAATGAAATGAAGTGTGGGGGTTTGACACCTGACAAAATTCACTACACATGCCTAATCAATGGTTACTGTTTGAAGGGAGAAATGCAAAATGCACAGCAGGTATTTGAGGAAATGCTGAAGGCCAATATTGAGCCAGATATAGTTACATATAACATATTGGCTAGTGGGTTTTGCAAGAGCGGTCTTGTTATGGAGGTGTTTGATCTTCTAGACCGTATGGCAGATCACGGTTTGGAGCCTAATTCACTCACCTACGGTATAGCAATTGTTGGATTTTGTAGAGGAGGCAACCTTAGTGAAGCAGAGGTTCTATTTAATGTAGTAGAAGAAAAAGGAATTGATCATATCGAAGTGATGTACAGTtcgatggtttgtggctatttgcttTCAGGCTGGACTGATCATGCTTACATGCTTTTTGTAAGGGTTGCTCGACAAGGAAATCTTGTGGATCATTTTTCATGTTCTAAGTTGATAAATGACCTCTGTAGAGTTGGAAATGTCCAGGGGGCTTCAAATGTTTGTAAGATTATGTTAGAACATAATGTTGTACCTGATGTGATTTCATATAGCAAACTCATATCAATCTATTGTCAGAATGGAGATATGGACAAAGCTCACTTATGGTTCCATGATATGGTTCAGCGAGGACTTTCTATTGATGTTATTGTATACACTATACTGATGAATGGTTACTGCAAGGCTGGTCGTCTGCAAGAAGCTTGTCAATTGTTTGTTCAAATGACAAACTTGGGCATAAAGCCTGATGTGATTGCATATACAGTTCTACTGGATGGTCACTTAAAGGAGACCCTTCAGCAAGGTTGGGAGGGGATTGCTAAAGAGAGAAGGAGCTTTCTTCTTAGAGCGAATCATAACAAGTTATTAAGTTCCATGAAAGACATGCAAATTGAACCTGATGTACCCTGTTACACGGTGTTGATTGATGGAAAGTGCAAAGCTGAATATCTAGTGGAAGCCCGGGAACTATTTGATGAGATGTTGCAGAAAGGACTTACTCCTGATGCTTATGCTTACACAGCTCTTATAAATGGATATTGTAGCCAAGGGGAAATATCAAAGGCTGAAGATCTTTTGCAAGAAATGATTGACAAGGGAATAGAACCAGATGAATTGACCTTTTCAGTATTAAATCAGAGTTCCTTGAGGTCTAGGAAGATTCAGTTCTGTGCATGATTCCCTCTGTGGTACCATGTTTAGTAAATTCTTTCTACTGAGAACACCTATGTCAACAGCAAGGTGATGCTTTTATCAATCATTAGTTAATTGGATTTTTCTCTTCTCTGCTTATAAAATTGGTCACAAGTATAATCTTATCAGCAGTATATACAATTCTCTGCAAGTGTTTCTACACTTGACAGGGAACTAAGTACCAACAATTGTGAAATATACTGGGCATAGCTTGTGAGTCTGATCAAGTAATTTATGATTTTCAGGAGGTCAACATTGATGATGAAGAACTTTCTGTAGAAATTCGCAAAGAAAATGAGGCTCCTGTTGTTGAGAGAAAAGTCAAGAACATTTCAGATACCAACATTAAGAGGTTGTGCATCCTACATCTCAGTCTGCTTTTCAAGCAGACCTCCTTGCAAATCTCTGAGTCTTCGTGCAATTGATGGCCTTGTTAAAGGATTGGAGGCCAATCAACGTCTAGTAGGTGACTTGACCCTAGCAACCCTTGAGGACAGTTGAACTCAGTTCAGGTACTAGTGTATTTTGTTACAGTATTTGTTCCTTaagaggtactccctccgtcccaaaatataacaacttctagctTCTagaatttatcctaaaatataacaacttttacaccaacattctcttctcaaccaatcacaatcctccacCGTTCAATTTTCCTACCTATCTCTacttctcatccaatcacaaccctcatGTATTTAATTCTAtgtactttcttaataaccgtgtccaactctaaaaatgcttatattctgggacggagggagtattattttttaGTCTCGGGGATAAGGTATACTCTGTCAATTCTGCACTATTCAGCCAATTTTCAATATTGAGAAGTTTCAAGCGTGCTAACAAAATAGAGGAGGACGCTCATTCAGGTTGCATAGATCGTACTTTTGCTTCATTAAATGTATCCACTCACATTATTTTATTAGTATGTTCTATATATTCCTGCCTAAACCTGCTTCATGGATTTCTTTTTCCTACTTGGCCTTGTTTTGTTGGATTAAAAGCAGAGCAGCGCGCTTGTCATGGTCTTCTTTTTTACTGGGGATTTGATCTCTTTTGTCAGCACAGGCTCTGATTTTACCTCCCTAGACATTCAAAATGGGAACTCTCTTCAGTTCCAGATACTGTTCCTCAAGAACACAGGTACTAATTGATGAAGTATCCTCTAAAAGATACGTTGAATATAGTGCTTTTTCATGTTCCCATTCCTAATTTCATTCATTCCTTGTATGTTGTGTTCTCTAGGTCCAAGTTCCACTTAGGTTGTGAGTCTCTGTGCAAGTAGAGATGTGATTTGTCAAATTTGGAACGGCACTAGTAATTGTCTTATCTCATCATGTTTTTCTGAGTGTCCAAAtttttaaccttttcttttccttcagaAGGTAACAGACTTTGCTTGTATCCAGGTTAATGTCAAACTTCGATTCCCTGTTGTATTGAATTAATTCATGGAACCTACAAATCTTCCACCTGAAGATTTTTTGCCTGCCTGGAATTCTGGAAAGCATTAGCTGCTCAGTCTCTGAAAGTTTAAGATGTGGTAAGGTTTCAGTTCTGTTGTGGATAACTAGTGAGCTGTGAAGGAatacatttttttcatgaaatgtAGAATTGGATAATCTTCCCTCATGgttttgcttgttttttcttGTTACTGATGATTTAGTGTGTCTTGTTAGATTGTTACTATTGCCTTCTAGCATAATGGATATAGCAAGTATGTTTAGCTGGATAGTAATGTTGTGCTCTATTAAAAACAAAGGAACAATGGAGCGGATTGCCCTTAAGTTTCTGGTTTCTCCGCGTGGTCGAGGCTCTGATTGGCGACTTTGGTGGGCAAAGCCCTTCTCTAATATCCTTATTGTTTAAGTTTCCAAAGTGTATACAACCTCTATGTACTAGGTGGCATCTAATAATTAGGGAATCTGACACAAACTAGGAATATCAAATAGAATACATAAATCAAGCTAGGACTAGAATTATGAACATATCTAACGCACCATGCCAATGTTTCCTGCACCTATGGTATTTGATCCCATAACATCCGTAACAGATAACCTGTATGCAGATGGAATGTTGCAAATCATGAGTCCTTTACTGACAGCAATTGTCTAGGAGAAAATTCTAGTTAGTGTTGCAGAAAATTAGGTGCCTCTTTGCCAGCAAATTCGACCTTTGATGCCATCATTGTTGGTGTAGCAGAAATAATGTCATCAATGTTCAATGCAGTCTCAGTTCAATGTAGGTCAAATCAAAACTTTACAAGACAGATGCCAACTTCAGTTCGAAATTTGAGTAAAGCTTGTTACAGTTCTTTTTATAAAGTTAATAGTTAATGGCTACGGGGAAAACAGAAGTTGACCGCTGTTATTTTTGCCATGCAGGAGTTCATCAAAGAGTCTTTAATTGATCGATTATCCTTAGGGATAATTGGTTCTAATTCGGTCTACATTGCAAGCCATAATTCCTTCAGAAGTACCTGTCACAATGGCAGCACAATGAAAAGTGGAAAACAAAAGCATCCTGCCGGCAAAACGACTTGTGGCTGAAGAACAATGATGAAGCAAGGGGTGACGCAGAagtatttattttacttttggCCGGGTTATAACTTATAAGTCCCTTGATCGCTGCAGGTTATAAGCTCTGGGAATCTTCATTGCCCTAGGTCTAGTGTTGAATCTATGTAGTTTTTTATGTAGTTTTTTCAACCAAAATCAATCTTGAAGTTTGCTGTTTATGTGTAATTACGATTTGTACCAACAAGATTAGAATGTTTAGCTATATGCCTTGGATTGATTAACTAGGCTCAGTTTTTCTCTCATTCAAGTGTTCAATGAATGAAATGTATGGTTCTCtagcttttcttttgtttcaaaatCCTTAGTTTTTGGGGGCTTGTGTGTAGATGGCAGCTGTATCTTTCCTGTATATAAAGCTATGGTTGTAGAAAATTATAGGGCGTATTATAAATTATTATAGGATGTATTATATTTGATGGTTAAGATGTTCCTCCTTTTCAGTAATGCTAAGCTATTATTTGCATTCTTTTGTGTGGCCCATACAGCCCTACCAATTCCCTGGTAGTGCATATTTGAGGAATTTGAATATTACTCAAACTGAATATTTTGGTTTTACATGTGGCTGTTGAGATCTGTGTTAAACGTTGATTGAAATCATTCCCAGGCAAAAGAGTGTTAGGATAGCCTGCAGATCAAACAGTCCACCTTCGAATATACTACAGCCTGAGCAACCACTGTTCTTGCTGAATTTCAACCAAAAGCAAGTCAGTCGCTCTATGCAAATCATCTGAATCTAAACAAGttgacacaaaaaaaaagattttccaTGAAAAATCAACTTGTATGCAATTAGATGAAGCTAAACAACtattctctccgtttcataatgtaagactttctaacattgctcacatacatatagatgttaatgaatctaaacagaCTTTAAACAGACTTTTCAGTatataatgaatctaaacatatatatatatgtctaagattcattaacatctaaatgaatgtagGCAAAAATCttatattgtaaaacggaggaagtagcaacATTTCTCAAGCTCCAACCAAACGATGAAATTTCCATGGAGCAGTTTACTTGCTGAATAGTTGAATCAATTAGACGATTGAAACAACCTCTTCCACACTTCAAAACCTGTCTTATCTCCACAGGggttaaaaacaaaaaagaaaaaaaaaagcgaacAAAGAATCAAGAAATAATAGATGTAGCAGGTACAGTAGGCAAGCACCAACACCTCCCCTCCAACCTCACACTATGGAAACTACTAATTTTTTACAGAATACAACTCACACTTCAAGATCAGCTTCAGGGCAACAGAGGCAAGGGAAGTTTGATATTCTCCCTACCACAGATTTTCGTCGGTTTGTTTGTTTACGCGTTCTCAGCTGCTGCATGCGATCGCTTTGGTCGCCACTCTGTGTGTGCCTTCACAATGTCAGCCTTCACAAGATGGTCGCACTGGATGGCAGAAGCCTGCTTGTCGGCGCCAATGCTGGTGCATTCCCCTGACACGGTGGTAAGTGATTGCAGCACGCTGTCTCGGCCACACTCCTTCCTGTAATCCAGGGTCATGCTTGCAAGCTCATGCTTCTCCAGTACTGAAATTGGAGCACTCTGGGGGAAAAAATTAGAAAGAACTCAGAAACATGTTTGAAAGCCTTCTGACTGACCAGATGTAAGACTAATGACAATATCAACAATACAGATGGTCAGATCAGAATCTCTAGAAAATAATTGCAAGTACTACATAAAATGGTTCCCtaacaactactccctccgtttcataatgtaagtcattttagcatttctcacattcatattgatgccaatgaatctagacacatatatctatttagattcattagcataaatataaatatgggaaatgctaaaatgacttacattgtgaaacaaagGAAGTACCATATAAAAGGATAAAGCCAAATTATTTTTCTCTAAACAATGAATATAAGGGACAAGAATAACCACCTCAAGGATCCACCCAATATATTTAACATTGTTCACATGCTGATTGACATCGAGGTCACCCCATCTAGGCTGTTGCAGTAAACAAGAGTCCATCAAATATCATTTAAAATAAATGAGGGGTGAGATCAATTATTACTGTTTTTCTTAGATAAATGATAGCAGTTGAGGCATAATGATAATTCAGTATGTAACCATGTCTAGCTGACTTACAGTGAGCCCCTTTCTTATGAATTGCTCTGTAGCATCATCACCAACTTTATTTCCTGTCTAGGCTAACTTTTCACTCTGCTCCTCTGTTATAGCTGAACGGTCATTGAAATATGGGCCTATTTCAGCTCTAACTTCATCTGGCATTTTTGAAAGTCTTCTAGTTTTCTTGTGCATCATCACCCAAACACTGCAACAAATGGATTGGAAAAGGAGCACAATTAGTGATTATCAATGATGTGACCAAGCAGAAATACCAAGATTGGATGTCctcacaaaaaaaatgatacagATGATTCTTGCAATAGAATACAGTTGAAGCCCAAACCTTGTAGCTCTCAAGATTGTTCGGCCAGAGTTGTAGTCACGAACATGCCAGTCTCGACGCATGCCATTTTTGCCAGCAGCAGCGACCCATGTGTCAACTTGAACCATATCTCCCCTAAAACCATAGCAGGTTGGTACAATACATCTGTCATTCTTTTTGATCCACAGAAAGACATCGGCAATTGTATCTGAACTAAAAAAACAGTTTGAAATTGCACTTCCATTTTTCTAACTCAAAACCCCAAAAAAGAAGTTTTCAACCACTTGTTGACACAGTTGACAAGAGGATTTAAACATAACGTGTGAATAGTAGTACTAGCACCACTTATTTGATGAATGATGACCACCTAGAAATTTAAACTGACAGATGCTGTTCAACAAAAGTTCACTGTTCTAGATCGGTCCTTAGCTTCTCCCATGATATGGCACAGCATTAAttgcttttgttcttttctACACGATGGAATCATTTACTGCAGCCCAATAAAGGGAAACTTTCTGAATTGTGATCCCTTGAGGTGTGGTACCCTGTACAGACGTCTTTTAATTCAAGATCCAAGAAAGCACAGGACAGAACATTTAATGAGGCAGCTCTGGGCAATGAATATGAAGTAACCAGTCAATTATCTATTGGGACTAAACCTCTCCCTCTATCCACTAATCAGTTATGTTTTCGGGAGAGCATTGTCCTGCTAAGTGATGTTATACTTTTCAAGACAAAACAGGGCAACAGAGTTAAGTGCTGCCAAACTCAGGCCTTGGGGTATCGTAACTTTCATGCTGCTTGTAATAAAGCTAGACAATAACTTTAATATGAACTACCCGAGTGGTAAATTTTTGTTTATAAATGCAAATAAATCACTtgctaatttatttttaaaacggAGCTTATCGCTGGAAAACGTAAGTACATGCCCGTTCTGGCATTCCCACTCAGCATAATTCAAGATCCAAGGAAGCACAGAGAAGACATCATTTAATGAGGCAGCTTTGGGCAATGAATAAGGCGTAACAAATGAAGTTGCTCTTGGATCTAAATTACTACTCCACTAATAATTGACGTCTAAAGGAGAGATTACTGTTCTTTTAACTGATGTTGTGTCTTTTGAGGACAACATAGAGCAAGGAGAGCTACAGACTTACAGTGCTGTACCAAAAAGGCCTTGGGGCATCATAACTTTTATGTTGCATGTACTAAAGCTAGATTATGTCTTTAATGAGGATTACCCAAGATGCAAATCCTGTTTCTAAATGCAAAGAAATAACTTGATAGTTTGTGTTATAATCAGGGCTCGACAATTGGAAACAAAGTGCATGCTCCTCCCACTTAAGTAGGAATATATTCATTTCTTCCTAATTGGAAAATTTAGTTTGCCACAAAATCTATCCTTGATCCAACAAAACTGGAGCTGATATTACTACACATTTCTTAGTCAACCAAGGAGGAATAACAGAACCTCCAAAACATGAGGCCTATCACGGGAAATCAAAGAAAAACATGGCCTTCTATAGCAGTATAAAAACTTCAACCCATATTCTTGCAAACCTGCAGCAGCGAAATTTACGAGCAAGTAAAAGATTCACTTGATTTTCATCAACCAACCAGTGTATGGAGAAATCAGACCAGAGATCCACACAACAATATGATAAACCATGTTAAAGTAAATATTGAGCTAAATACTACTGTTGCTTGTGTAAGAATCTTCTTtaaacaaataaaaacaaatatgcaAAGGACACACAGCTGTAAAGTAGTACATAAAACGATATCTGTAAAAGAAGCAAAACAAATATGAAGTAATTTAAAATGTGAAAATTAAATGACAACTTAGAGTAAGGAATTGATAGAAAGAAACCAAAGATACATATATCAAGAGGAGCAAAGGTTTGCAAAAAAGTACCATGCGGGGTATTGCTCAACAAGAAGCTGGATTTTGCTGACAACCCATATCAAGTTCCGTTTGCTCATCTCCGGTGTAGCCCCAAAACCATCTCCAAGAAGACCAGCAGTCCTTACATGGTTAAGAGCCGTTTCCtgcaaaattttaaataattgcCAGCTTGAAAGAGACATACGAATCTATAACAAAATGCTGAAATGAGAAATGAAACTAAAAACAGAATGTGCAACCACTTACCTGTAAATGATTCATCAATGTCTCTATAGAAGCTGTACGATCAGCGCCAATCTCGTAGGACCGAATCATGAAGTTCTGCCTAAACACCATACCGTCCTGGATGATCCTACCAAAGCCAAATGTGTCAACAAGCATGTCAGGTTTCTTCGGCTTCCAATCAAGCAGTGTCCACTGCTTCTCTGCGGCGAGGAAGATGGTTGTAATAGCCGCAAGAAGCATGCTCCAATCCGGCAGTTGGTTATAGAACGTCTTTGGAGCACTGTGAGGCACCGTTTCCTCCATGTCAGGCTTCACCGTCTTGAGGTTAACCTTCGTACCATTAACCTTGGGAAGGGTTTGAGCCTGTGCCTTTACTTGCATGGCTGCAGGAGGTGGGTTAGGCTTTGCGACAATGCCACAGACACTCAAATTCTCCGGCAATTCGCCGGTAACAGCAGCATTCTTGGAGCTTCTAGCTGATGCTGCAGGAGATGAGCCTGGACCTGGGAAGAATGCTGAGGCGGCAAGAGACCCTGCCATGATTGAACTTCCCCTCACGGCCCAAAATTCGTTTAGAAATCAATCACACGCCAAAAGCGCTAACCTGAATAAACAATCAATTGTATCAGACACTTTACAACAATGTAGCTCTTTGGAAAACttaaaagaggagaaaaaaaattgaggcaTGAACTAGTGGATCCACCCACTAAAAAGTTTGCCTCCTCATGGGGGAAAAAAGGCCTCATGTATCATAAACAAGTACACCCGCGAATTTCACAAACGATTCGAAACCACATTTGAATCAATGCAGGCAAAAATGAACCATATGCCCCCCGATGAACAAAATGGCATTGAGAATTGGGAGGACCCAATATCGGAACtcgcaggggcggatccaacttgggacatggggGAGGTTAAACTGTTACTACTTGTATTAAGGCTCTGAAATTAAGGAGGAGAAGAGCTTcctccagatctagaagagaagaagctagggttaacgaacgAACGCACGAACGAACGCGAGCAAATTCCAGGCAAAAGTAGTCCCCCGAAGCTAGAatgggagagagatgaatcaggaAGAGGAGgctcaccaggatcccctcccctgctctgctctccttggcgatggagatcggcgcccctcccctccggtgTTGAGCCGCGGCTCGTCTTTCTTGGCGCAAGGAAGGAGACGACGGgagattttctcttttctttcatttacgccaaaaaaaaggaaggggaAGATACTCTCCGCCTTTTATctctaacattttttttctttattattgGCTGGTGGCCCACGTATCAGCAATactaagagaaaaaaataaatatttcgaTTAGAGATTGTGTCAGACTACCAGAAACCACTTTTattttagccaaaaaaaaagagaaggagaagatacCCCCACCTTTTatctcaacattttttttctttacgaTTGATTGGTGGCCCACGCATCAGCAATACTAATAAGaggaaataaattattattattatcaaaCTTGATTAGGGATTGTGTCAGACCACCAGCAACCACTAACTTTAGTGTTGTTACACGCACGGCCGCCACCgacgcttttttttttcgagtcaaaaagggaaggaaggggaagaTACTCCACCTTTTATCTCAACATTTTTCTTTATGATTGGCTGGTGGCCCACGGATCAGCAATActaagtgaaaaaaaata of the Oryza sativa Japonica Group chromosome 2, ASM3414082v1 genome contains:
- the LOC4330137 gene encoding pentatricopeptide repeat-containing protein At2g26790, mitochondrial — its product is MVLCRQSKYVFQWCRHLRIPPLGLSSCPFSVLTASASVQSDCSSDDEKLNCAPSQHARKRSRTLCSDSVVQTLHCLKRRPAIAFAYFKDTQSIGFNHDFSTYSEMIQILSHSRQGKMLVSLFSELVSSSNASGPEILPLVDHHRRTCATPCSLSFMVDCLIKACITCYDVQATICLFSGICRLGVVPSVWTWNLLLKFIAETGEYEMVLAAYNEMKCFQLTPDVYTFAIVTRSLFQAKKVDEALQVWAEMTEMGVKPDARGYSSFLIGLCDCRKYDLAYVILQEINREKVPVEAMAYNMVMDGLCKEMRLDEAEKLLENKARQGSNPDVYGYSYLIQSYCKMGNLIKAVDHYEAMVSHGIETNCHIVSYLLQCFRKLGMTSEVIAYFLKFKDSGLHLDKVIYNIAMDTYCKNGNMNEAVKLLNEMKCGGLTPDKIHYTCLINGYCLKGEMQNAQQVFEEMLKANIEPDIVTYNILASGFCKSGLVMEVFDLLDRMADHGLEPNSLTYGIAIVGFCRGGNLSEAEVLFNVVEEKGIDHIEVMYSSMVCGYLLSGWTDHAYMLFVRVARQGNLVDHFSCSKLINDLCRVGNVQGASNVCKIMLEHNVVPDVISYSKLISIYCQNGDMDKAHLWFHDMVQRGLSIDVIVYTILMNGYCKAGRLQEACQLFVQMTNLGIKPDVIAYTVLLDGHLKETLQQGWEGIAKERRSFLLRANHNKLLSSMKDMQIEPDVPCYTVLIDGKCKAEYLVEARELFDEMLQKGLTPDAYAYTALINGYCSQGEISKAEDLLQEMIDKGIEPDELTFSVLNQSSLRSRKIQFCA